A single Pan troglodytes isolate AG18354 chromosome X, NHGRI_mPanTro3-v2.0_pri, whole genome shotgun sequence DNA region contains:
- the LOC465674 gene encoding putative FERM domain-containing protein FRMD8P1: MDGTEGSVGQPGPTERSHRSSVSSMGARAADVLVYLADDTVVPLAVENLPSLRAHELHYAVREVLQLPDIALDVFALWLVSPLLEVQLKPKNQPYKLGRQWPELLLRFTSAPDDDVAMDEPFLQFRRNVFFPKGRELQIPDEEVLRLLYEEAKGNVLAARYLCDVEDCEALGALVCRVQLVPYQHDWPAACDLREKLDSFLPAHLCKRGQGLFAALRGRGARAGPGEQGLLNAYREVQEVSSDGGCEAALGTHYRAYLLKCHKLPFYGCAFFHGEVDKPAQGFLHRGGRKSVSVAISLEGVHVVDSREKHVLLGLRFQELSWDHTSPEEEEPILWLEFDRDSGVTPVNKLLKIYSKQAELMSSLIEYCI, translated from the coding sequence ATGGACGGGACGGAAGGCAGTGTCGGGCAGCCCGGCCCCACTGAGCGGTCCCACCGAAGCAGCGTGTCCTCCATGGGAGCCCGAGCGGCTGACGTGCTGGTATACCTGGCGGATGACACGGTGGTGCCCCTGGCTGTGGAGAACCTGCCCTCGCTCCGTGCCCATGAGCTGCACTACGCCGTCCGCGAGGTCCTGCAGCTTCCGGACATCGCCCTGGATGTCTTCGCGCTTTGGCTGGTCTCCCCTCTGCTGGAGGTGCAGCTGAAACCCAAGAACCAGCCCTACAAGCTGGGACGCCAGTGGCCGGAGCTGCTGCTGCGCTTCACCAGTGCCCCGGACGACGATGTGGCCATGGATGAGCCTTTCCTGCAGTTCCGAAGGAACGTGTTCTTCCCAAAGGGGCGGGAGCTCCAGATCCCCGACGAGGAGGTCCTGCGGCTGCTCTATGAGGAGGCCAAGGGCAACGTGCTGGCTGCACGGTACCTGTGCGACGTTGAGGACTGCGAGGCTCTGGGCGCCCTGGTGTGCCGCGTGCAGCTTGTGCCCTACCAGCACGACTGGCCGGCAGCCTGCGACCTGAGGGAGAAGCTGGACTCCTTCCTGCCTGCCCACCTCTGTAAGCGGGGCCAGGGTCTCTTTGCTGCCCTCCGGGGCCGTGGGGCCAGGGCCGGGCCGGGTGAGCAGGGCCTGCTGAACGCCTACCGCGAGGTGCAGGAGGTCAGCAGCGACGGCGGGTGTGAGGCCGCCCTGGGCACCCACTACCGCGCCTACCTCCTCAAGTGCCACAAGCTGCCCTTCTATGGGTGTGCCTTCTTCCACGGTGAGGTTGACAAGCCAGCCCAAGGCTTTTTGCACCGGGGTGGGCGCAAATCAGTTTCTGTGGCCATCAGTCTGGAAGGTGTGCACGTCGTCGACAGCAGAGAGAAGCACGTCCTGCTGGGCCTGCGCTTCCAGGAGCTGTCGTGGGACCACACCTCCCCTGAGGAGGAGGAGCCCATCCTGTGGCTGGAGTTCGACAGGGACAGCGGGGTCACACCTGTCAACAAGCTCCTCAAGATCTACTCCAAGCAGGCCGAACTGATGAGCAGCCTCATTGAGTACTGCATCTAA